ATATCCAGAATTGCCCTATTTCCTCGCAGCAGCGGAAGCTGCGGGGTTTGAGATTCCGCTAACCGAAGCACTCTACGAGTTCTGTAAAAACGGGAATTACGAAATGTTTGACAATATGAACCGTCCCTCGCGTTCATTTTGGCGGACATTGACAAAAGGTTCGGAGACGGAAGAGGGTTAGTCCACATCGAAAACTTGTGACATCTCAACCTGCAGTAATGCCAAGAGTTCACTTTTCAGGCGAATAACGGAAGTATCCGTGATGTCACGGGGACGGGGCAAGCGGACAGGAATCTCTGCTTTCAGTGATGCGGGTCTGGCTGTTAAGATATAGATTTTATCCGCGAGGAGAAGTGCCTCCTCAACATCGTGGGTGATAAGCAGCACCGTCTGTCGTCCTTCTGCCCAGATGTCAAGCAGGATCGACTGCATGACGGTGCGTGTCATCGCATCCAGCGCACCGAAAGGTTCATCCAAAAGTAAGACTTCCTTTCGGAAAAGGAGCGTTCGGACGAGCGCGACGCGCTGCCGCATCCCTCCCGACAGTTGCATCGGGTAACTATTTTCAAAACCGCTTAATCCGAGTTGTACTAAACGCTTTTGTGCCTCCACCTTTACGGTGTCAAGCGACTCACCGCGAATTTCTGGACCGATGAGGACGTTCTTGAGAACACTCCGCCACGGTAAAAGCAGATCTTTTTGCTGCATGTAGGCGAAATCGCCTGTGTTGCCGTAGATGCGTTTGCCGTTGAGATAAATCTCTCCAGTATCCGGCACAGTCAACCCCGATATAATATTAAAAAGCGTACTTTTACCACACCCAGAGGGACCCAACAATGCAACAAACTGTCCCTTATCAACGGCAAAATTTAAATCGTCCAGCACCGGCAATCGGGTGCCTTTTTGAGCAAAGGTTTGTGTTAAATTTTTTACCTCTAATCTGCTCATAATCTATATGGACTTTAACCTCGCGCGGCACGTTGCCGAAAAAATCGGATAAGCGGTTTCACATACGACTCATCTGTTCTGATGTGAATAGAATCGACCTGACTTGCTCGAAAAACCTGTCGGCGTTCCGCATCGGCACGCTGATTGAGTTCCGTATACAACCGTCGCGCTTCCTCGGAACGTGTATCCACAATGACCGTCTCTCCGCTCTCAGCGTCCTCTAACTCGATGATCCCGACATCCGGCAACTCCACCTCACGCCTGTCCTGTAGCGTAATTGCAATCAGCGAATGCCGTTTGCCGCTCAAGCGTAACTGCTTTTCATACCCCGCATCCTTAAAATCTGATATGAGAAACACAACGCTGTGCGGTTTGAGCACACGATCAACGAACGACAACGCCGTTTCAATGTTTGTTCTGGATTGTTTCGGTTGAAAATGGAGAATATCTCGAACGACGCGTAACACGTGCCGCTTCCCTTTCCGGGGTGGGACGAAGTGTTCAACGGTATCTGTAAAACAGATAAGCCCGACTTTGTCGTTGTTTTTGATGGCGGAAAAGGCGAGGAGTGCCGCAATTTCGGCGGCAATTTCTGCCTTCGTTTCGGCGATACTACCGAAACTGGTTGAGGCACTCATATCCACGACCAACATCATCACGAGTTCGCGTTCTTCTACGTACTTTTTGATGTACGCCTGTCCCATCCGTGCGGTGACATTCCAATCAATCGTCCGAATTTCATCGCCTACCTGATACTCGCGGACTTCATCAAAGGTAAGCCCTTGTCCTTTGAAAACACTCTCATACTCCCCAGCAAAGACGGTGTTAACAAGACGATTGGTAAATATTTCGATACGTTGGATTTTTTTGAGGATATCTTTTTCGCTCATGATCCCTTATCAAACTCAGGTTTCCTTAATCTACCGACATCGCGTATGTAGGAATTGAAAGGCCTCGTTCGTTCCAAAACTGGTAGGCCCCCAGGTGTAGCGGAATTACAAACACTTCTGGCGCATTTTCAACTGTTATGATATCTGCTGCT
The Candidatus Poribacteria bacterium genome window above contains:
- a CDS encoding ABC transporter ATP-binding protein; this translates as MSRLEVKNLTQTFAQKGTRLPVLDDLNFAVDKGQFVALLGPSGCGKSTLFNIISGLTVPDTGEIYLNGKRIYGNTGDFAYMQQKDLLLPWRSVLKNVLIGPEIRGESLDTVKVEAQKRLVQLGLSGFENSYPMQLSGGMRQRVALVRTLLFRKEVLLLDEPFGALDAMTRTVMQSILLDIWAEGRQTVLLITHDVEEALLLADKIYILTARPASLKAEIPVRLPRPRDITDTSVIRLKSELLALLQVEMSQVFDVD
- a CDS encoding DUF58 domain-containing protein codes for the protein MSEKDILKKIQRIEIFTNRLVNTVFAGEYESVFKGQGLTFDEVREYQVGDEIRTIDWNVTARMGQAYIKKYVEERELVMMLVVDMSASTSFGSIAETKAEIAAEIAALLAFSAIKNNDKVGLICFTDTVEHFVPPRKGKRHVLRVVRDILHFQPKQSRTNIETALSFVDRVLKPHSVVFLISDFKDAGYEKQLRLSGKRHSLIAITLQDRREVELPDVGIIELEDAESGETVIVDTRSEEARRLYTELNQRADAERRQVFRASQVDSIHIRTDESYVKPLIRFFRQRAARG